The genomic window CTTAATCCGGTGCCTCATCTGACATGACCATTCTGAACGCTCTCCGGGACCGATTGAATCGCGGAGAGGGACGGAGCGGACCATGTGCCGGGCTTTCTCGCTGTTGTGATCCACTGAGACCCCCTCTTGAGGGAGGGACTTCTCAAGGCATTAATATCGTGTCGAATCGTATGGAATCAGCCTTTCAAAATCTTCAGATGAGCAAAGGAGGTCCCGAGGGGAACGGACTGCGCAACAAAGCGGGGTGACCCAGCCCCTGACCTGAGGAGAGTGAAGTCAATGCCAAAATCTTTTGAAGGAGGACTATCTACATGAACGCCAGTCTCATTACGCAATTCGCCCTCGTCTGCGGTGCGTTGGGAGTCATCTACGCGCTGGTGACCGCGGCGTGGGTATCCAAGCAGAGTGCCGGGTCCGAGAAGATGCAACAGATCTCGGATGCCATCAAGGAAGGCGCTGTCGCCTTCCTCAACCGCGAATACAAAACCGTCGCGGTCGTGGCGGTTATCCTCGCCGCCCTGTTGGTTTATCTGGGCAAGTGGACGGCGATCGGGTTTCTGGTCGGCACCGTGGGTTCGGCAGTGGCCGGCTACATCGGCATGATGGTCTCCGTTAAGGCCAACGTGAGGACGACGGAAGCCGCCAAGAAGGGGATTCAGTCGGCACTCAACGTTGCCTTCAAGGGCGGGTCCGTGACCGGTATCATGGTGGTCGGTCTCGGTCTGCTCGGCATCACCGGGTATTACCTGGTCGCGAAGTCGATGGCCCCCGTCGATGACGCATTCCACGCCCTGGTGGGTCTTGGTTTCGGTTGCTCCCTGATGAGCGTGTTTGCCCGTATCGCGGGCGGCATTTACACCAAAGCCGCTGACGTGGGCGCCGACCTGGTCGGCAAGGTCGAAGCGGGAATTCCCGAGGACGATCCCAGAAACGCGGCCGTTATCGCGGACAACGTCGGAGACAATGTGGGTGACTGCGCCGGTATGGCGGCAGACCTCTATGAAACCTACACCGTGACCCTCGTGGCCGCGATGCTTCTGGCGAAAACGGTTTTCGGCGCCGATAGTCCCTGGATCGAGTTCCCCCTGCTGATCGGCGGGATTTCCATCGTCGCCTCCATCATTGGTACCTACTTCGTCCGCCTGGGCAAGAACCAGTACATCATGGGCGCCCTGTACAAAGGCCTTGCGGTATCCGGTATTCTGGCCGCGGTGGCGTTTTACTTCGCCTCCGACTGGTTCCTCAAGCTCCCCGGAGTACAGCCCGCATTCTCCTCCATGGGCGTCTTCACGACGGCCGTGATCGGCCTGGTGCTGACCGGCCTGATCGTTATGATCACCGAGTATTTCACCTCCAAGAGCTTCGGCCCCGTTAAGCACATCGCGGCCGCCAGCGTGACCGGTCACGGCACCAACGTCATCGCCGGCCTCGCGGTGAGCATGAAGAGTACCGGGCTGCCCGCCCTGGTCATCTGCGGCGCCATCATCTGGGCCTACCAGCTCGGCGGCGGTTTCAGCGGCAATCCGGCCGCGGGGTTGTTCGCCATCGCTCTGTCCGCCGTGGCGATGCTGTCCATGACGGGTATCGTGGTGGCCATCGACTCTTACGGGCCGATCACCGACAACGCCGGGGGTATCGCGGAAATGGCCGAGCTGCCCGAGAGCGTGCGCGCCATCACCGATCCGCTCGATGCGGTCGGAAACACCACCAAGGCCGTCACCAAGGGTTATGCCATCGGTTCCGCGGGTCTTGCGGCCCTGGTTCTTTTCGCCGAGTACTCCAGGTCGTTTCCGACCCAGATCTTCTTTGACCTGTCCAATCCGAAGATCATTGTCGGGCTTTTTATCGGCGGTCTTCTGCCCTACTACTTCGGCTCCCTGCTGATGGAAGCCGTGGGTAAGGCGGCCGGAGGCGTGGTCGAGGAGGTTCGCCGTCAGTTCAGGGAACTTCCCGGAATCATGGAAGGCACCACCAAGCCCGAATACGGCAAGTGCGTCGACATCGTGACCAAGAGCGCGATCAAGCAGATGATGCTTCCGGCCCTCATCCCCGTGGCGGCCCCGCTCGTGGTGGGCTTGCTCGTCGGGAAGGAAGCTCTCGGCGGCGTGCTGATCGGCAGCATCGTGACCGGTCTGTTCCAGGCCATCGCCATGACCAGCGGCGGCGGCGCCTGGGATAACGCCAAGAAGTTCATCGAAGACGGAATGTACGGCGGCAAGGGTTCCGACGCCCACAAAGCCGCGGTCACCGGCGATACCGTCGGCGACCCGTACAAAGACACCGCAGGCCCGGCCATCAACCCCATGATCAAGGTTGTGAACATCGTGGCCCTGTTGATCGTGCCTTTGCTGAAGTAGACGTTGCGAAAGCAAACCGGTGGGGAGCCATCCCCACCGGTTGATCATCGCCCCTCCTTCCCCCGGCCCGATCGTTCCGGTTATCTCCCGCTTTATGAGGTCGTTCTCGAAAGAAAGCGCATTTCAAGGCCGTATCCCCGCGATTTGTTGACTTGGCAGGCCAATGCAGATAGAGTGCAGCCTGCGGGAATGCAAAATCACGCGGGAAAGAACGTGAGCCATTATGTTTGACAATCTGTCGGATAAGTTTCAACGAATTTTTAAGAATCTGCGCGGCCAGGGAAAACTGACCGAGGAGAATATTCGGGAGGCCTTGCGAGAGGTCCGGATGGCGCTCCTGGAAGCCGACGTCCACTACAAAGTGGCCAAGGATTTCGTGACCGGGATCGCGGAGCGCGCGGTCGGCCAGGAGGTGATGACCAGTCTCACGCCGGGCCAGCAGGTGATCAAGATCGTCAACGAGGCGCTGACCGACCTCATGGGCGGGCAGTCCGAACCGCTTCGCCTGATCGGAAAACCTCCGGTCTGCCTGCTCATGGTGGGGCTTCAGGGCTCCGGGAAGACGACCACCACCGCAAAGCTTGCCCGAAAGCTCGTGCAGGAGCACCGGAAGCCCTGCCTGGTGCCCGCCGACGTCTATCGACCGGCCGCCATCGAGCAACTGGTGACTCTGGCGGGACAGATCAACCTGCCGGTGTATCCCTCGACGGTCCGTCAAAAGCCCGAGGAGATCGCCCGGGAAGCCCAGGGTTACGCCCGGGAGCACAACTGCGATACGCTGATTGTGGATACCGCCGGACGGCTGCACATCGACACGGAACTCATGGGCGAACTCGGCCGTTTGAAGGAGATTCTGCAGCCGGCGGAAATCCTCCTGGTGGCTGACGCCATGACCGGCCAGGACGCGGTCCAGGTGGCGAGCGCGTTTCATGAAACACTCGGTCTCAGCGGGGTGATCCTGACCAAGCTCGACGGCGACGCCCGCGGAGGCGCCGCTCTGTCCATCCGGGCCGTGACGCGGTGCCCGATCAAGTTCATCGGACTTGGCGAAAAGCTGGATGCCCTGGAAGTCTTCCATCCCGACCGGATGAGCTCGCGGATACTGGGGATGGGAGATGTGCTGTCGATGATCGAGAAGGCCCAGGAGGCCTTCGATGAAAAAGAAGCCCTGGCAATGGCGAAGAAATTCCGGGAGGATACCTTCTCTCTGGAAGATTTTCGCAACCAGTTGCGCCAGGTGAAGAAACTGGGGTCCCTGGAACAGATCCTCGGGATGCTCCCGGGCATGGGAAAGCTCAAGGAGCTGAAGAAACTGCAGGTGGACGAGAAGGAGTTCGTCCGCATGGAAGCGATCATCAATTCCATGACCCGGGGCGAGCGCAGGAATGCGGACATCATCAATGCCGGCCGTCGCAAGCGTATTGCCGACGGCAGCGGAACATCGGTCCAGGAGGTGAACCGGCTGCTCAAGAGCTACTCGGAAGCCCGGCGCATGATGCGGCAGATGATGGGCGGCGGGGGTTCCGCTCCGGCGACCAGGAAGAAGAAAGGGAAGGGAAAGCACAAGAGAGCATTTTTTCCTTTTTAATTACCCACGGATACGGTATAAAAGTTTGTTGCGGCCAAGAGTTTGAAGCGGCCACGGGTGCGGCTTTCTTATAACTAGTGAAGATTCAATCGATTTTTTTGTTCGATCACGGTGCCGCGGCTGAAGTCGAGCGGCCATGCGGACCGGTTCGACGAGTAAAACGTTGACCAGGAGGAAACGAACGAGTCATGGCAGTGCGTATACGTTTGGCACGTGGAGGAAGAAAGAAAAGGCCTTTCTACAGGATCGTGGTCGCGTCATCCGAGGCGCCTCGAGACGGTCGTTTCATTGAACGCATTGGTACCTACAACCCCTTGCCGGACACGGCCGAAGTGAAAATCGATTCCGACAGGCTTCAGTATTGGCTTCAGCAGGGTGCGAAACCCACCGACACGGTGCGCAATCTGATTCAGAAATATGGTGGACAAGCAGTCACTGAAGCCTCGTAGATTTTGCATTGAATGCGGCGCAGGAAATCCGGAGGTCACCATGTTGAAGGAATTGATCGAATTTATGGCGCGAGCTTTAGTGGATAGTCCTGAGAAAGTGAAAGTATCGGAAATTGAAGGTGAGCAGACTTCGGTGATCGAATTGAGGGTAGCCAAAGAGGATCTCGGCAAGGTGATTGGCAAGCAGGGGCGCACGGCTCGTGCCATGCGCACCATTTTGAGCGCCGCTTCGACCAAGATACGAAAACGGGCTGTTCTGGAGATCATTGAGTAAGACGGTGGAACCAGCCTGCCTCGTTCCGGTGGGTAAGGTCACACGCACTCACGGGATTCGCGGGGCTTTGAAAATTTTTCCCTATGGAGAAAGCCTCGCCGCGCAGGCGGCCGGGGAGAGGTTTTTTCTGCGCTCGAAAAATGGGGGTTACTGCACCCTCACATTGATCGGCCTCCGGGCGCAGGGCAGAATGCTGGTGTGCGGATTTGAAGAAATCAAGGACGTCAATGGGGCACAGCCGTTCGTAGGAGAAGAGATCTTCCTGCCTGAAGACCGACTCCCGCCCGTTTCCGAAGGAGAGTATTACCACTACCGGCTCATCGGACTCGATATCGTGACCCTGGACGGCGAATCGCTGGGCGTTCTGCGCAAGATCATCGAAACCGGCGGCAACGATGTCTACGTGGCGGAGCGTGAGGGGCGGGAAATACTCATTCCGGCCATTGAGGACGTGATCCGGGAAATCGACCTGGAGCGGAAACGAATGGTGGTCGATCTGCCGGAAGGGTTGGTTGACGCATGATCTTTGACATTCTGACCATTTTCCCCGGCATGTTCGATGCGCCGCTGGGGGAAAGCATTCTCGGAAAAGCCCGGGAGCGCGGGTTGGTCGAGATTCGCGTGCACAACATACGCGACCATGCCTTCGACAAGCACCAGATGACCGACGATCGTCCTTTTGGCGGCGGGGAGGGTATGGTCATGAAGCCCGAACCCATCGTCGCCGCCGTCGAGGCGGTGGCCGGGGAAGGCCCCGAAGCGCCGGTGGCGCTGCTCACCCCCGCGGGAAGGCTGTTCACCCAGGACTTGGCCGCAAGGCTGAGCCTGCTGCCGCGGTTGATCCTGATCTGCGGGCGTTACGAGGGGGTGGATGAGCGTATTGCCGAGCACTTTGCCGATGAAACGATTTCCATCGGGGATTACGTATTGACCGGAGGTGAGCTGGCAGCCATGGTGGTGGTGGATGCCGTCACACGACTGATTCCCGGAGTTCTGGGCAATGCGTCTTCGGCTGCGGCGGAGTCCTTTACCGAACCGATCCTGGAGTATCCGCAGTACACGAGACCCCAGGAATTTCGCGGCCACCCGGTTCCCGATGTGCTGCTGTCGGGGCATCACGAAGCCATCCGACGCTGGCGGCGCGGGCAGGCCCTGCTGCGTACGAAACGGCTCAGGCCCGATTTGTTTGCGCGACTGGAAATCTCGGCGGAGGACCTGGAACTGCTGCGGGAGGCGGAGCGGCCTCAGGCACCGAATCCGCTCCGTGTCGCGGGATAGAGCGCGGCGATGGCGCGTCTGTACGCGGCTCTCGTGCATTACCCGGTGCTGAATCGAAGGGGTGAGATCATCGCTTCGGCGATCACCAACCTCGATCTGCACGATCTGGCCCGAGCCGGCCGCACCTATGATGTGCGGGCGTGTTACGTGGTCACCCCGCTCCGGGACCAGCAGGCATTGTCGGAGCGGCTTTTGAAGCACTGGAACGAAGGGATTGCAAGGGAGCTGCTTCCGGAACGCGTGGAGGCGTTGCGGCGAATCAAGGTGGTTGAAGATATCCGGGCGGCCGCCGACGACATCGCATCGGTTCATGGCCTGCGGCCGGGAATCTGGGCGACCACGGCCGGGAAAGGTGAGAGGCGCCTGACGCACCGGGAGGCGAGGCGCCTGCTGGTGGAAGATGCGAAGCCTTACCTGTTGCTGTTTGGCACGGGATGGGGGCTGGCCCCGGCGGTCTTCGACCAGGTTGACGCAGTGCTCGAGCCGATCGCCGGGATGAACGGTTACAATCATTTGTCCGTACGGTGTGCGGCGGCCATTCTGTTTGACCGCCTGCTCCGCGCGGACCAAAGCATATGAGAACGGGGGGCTTCAACCCTCCCCGATCAATCTGAATGGAGGATACAAATGGGGATGAGTCTGATTGAAACGATCGAAAGAGATCACATGCGTGCCGACATCCCCCCGTTTCGGGTCGGAGACACGGTCAAGGTACATGTGAAGATTCGAGAAGGGGACAAGGAGCGCATTCAGGTATTCGAAGGGGTGGTGATTCGCCATCACAGGGGGAACATGGGAGCGACCTTCACGGTAAGGAAGGTGTCCTATGGAGTGGGTGTGGAGCGTATATTCCCGGTCCATTCACCGCAACTGGATCGAATCGAGGTGCTGCGACACGGGCGGGTGCGCCGGTCCCGGCTCTACTACCTGCGCAAGCGCCTGGGGAAAGCGGCCAGAATCAAAGAGAGGCGCTAGTGGGACGCAAACCCGTTGAAGCCCTGGCGATGGACATGCTGCATTTCGAGAAGCAAGCCTATCGGCAGGGTTTTCAATTGGTTGCCGGAATCGATGAGGTGGGACGCGGCCCGTTGGCCGGCCCGGTGGTGGCTGCCGCAGTCGTGGTGCCGGCGGGTGTCCGTCTGCCGGGAGTTGCGGATTCGAAGAAGCTTTCGGCCGGGCAGCGGGAATCCTGTTGTGAAGATATCCTGTCGTGCGGTTGCGATGTGGGTATCGGGCGTGTCGAACCCTCTGAAATCGACCGGGTGAATATCCTGCAAGCCACTTTCCAGGCGATGATCGCGGCCGTTGCCGGTCTGAAAACCCCTCCGCACTGTCTCCTCATCGACGGCCCTTACGAACTGCCTCTGTTCATCGCGCAAAAAGGCATTCCCCAGGGGGATGCGAAGTCCCTGTCCATCGCCGCGGCGTCCATTGTCGCCAAGGTGCATCGTGATCGCCTCATGTGTGAATACCACCTGAAGTACCCCGTCTATGGTTTCGATCGAAACAAGGGCTACGGGACCGCACGGCATCTGGATGCTTTGCGCAGGTACGGGCCGTGCCCGATTCACCGCTTGAGTTTCGGCGGCGTGCGCGCGTCGGAGGGAGAAGGGCTTGAAACCGCCGCCGGAAGACAGTCATCGGAAGGGAAGAAAGGGCGAAGGCCTCGCGGCTGATTTTCTCGCGAGCAAGGGTTGCCGTCTTGTGGAGCGGAATTTCCGCTGTGCGGCGGGGGAGATCGATCTCATCGTCCGGGACGGGAAAACCCTGGTTTTCGTTGAGGTGAAGTCGCGCTGCGGATCGAGATTCGGCCTGCCCCAGGAGTCGGTGTCCATCGCCAAGCAGCGGCGCCTCACGCGCCTGGCGCTGTGGTATCTTCGAGAAAAGCGGTTCGAGGGGCATCCGGCCCGGTTTGACGTCGTAGCGGTGACCTGGAGCGGTGGAAAACCCGAGGTGACCTGGATTGTCAATGCATTCGAAGCGCTCGAATAATGCCGGGGAAAGGGCAGGCCCCGGCACCCTTTACGTGGTGGCCACCCCCATCGGCAATCTCTCCGACATCAGCCTGAGGGCGTTGGAGACTCTGCGTTCCGTCCATCTCATCGCGGCCGAAGACACAAGACACACGCGCAAACTGCTCAGCCGTCACGACATCCACAAACCCCTGGTGAGCTATCACGGCCACAACCTGGAGCGGAGCGGCCGCGAGCTTATGGAGCGCATCGAGGCGGGGGAAAGCGTTGCCCTGGTGACCGATGCGGGCACGCCCGGGGTGTCCGATCCGGGCGCATTGCTCATCGCGGGCGCGGTGGATCGGGGGTTGCCCCTCGTCGTCATTCCCGGTCCCACGGCGCTGATTGCGGCCCTGGTTGCTTCAGGGCTGCCCACTCATCCTTTTGTGTTCCTGGGCTTTGCCCCTTCCCGCGGACATGGGCGCACGAAGTTTTTCGCATCCCACGCCATCCTGACCATGACCCTGGTCCTTTACGAATCCCCGAAGAGACTCGCCCGGACGCTCGAAGACATCCTCACGTTCTGGGGAGACCGGCGCATCGCCGTCGCCCGGGAGCTCACCAAGCGGCATGAAGAGGTGTTCCGGGGGTTGGTCAGCCGATGCCGGGAGCATTTCTCCGGAGAGGTGAAAGGCGAATTGACCCTGGTGGTGGAGGGCGCGGCCGAAGGGATAATCGCGGCCGAACGGGAAGAGCGTGACTGGCGGGGGGAATTGCGGCTTCTTCTCGATACGCCGGGCGTCACCCTCAAGGAGGCCGTCGAACGGATTGCAGCCGCGCGCCGGGTGCCGCGACGAACCGTCTACCGGGAAGCCTTGCGCGGCAAACCACGCACCTGATATATAATTCATGTACAAGTTGAGTGCATCAGGCGGGAGGGCTAAAGCCCGCCCCTTGTACGGACTCATGTGCCGGTCAGACATATCCGGAGGTTATGCGGGCGGGGATAAACCCCGAGGGCCGTGCGGATCCGTAGGGTGGGCACGGTCCCACCGTGCCCACGGTCCGGCCGGGAGCTTCCCCATCGGGCCGATGGTATGGCCGGGAGGGAACAGCGTGCCCGCGGTCCGGCCGAGCCTCGTACCCCGTACTCGTCATGATCGCTGTGAAAGCGTGCGGCCATGGGGGCGTTCCACACGTCGGCTCCGGATCGTTCATGGCGCCAAGCACTGGGGCAAGGGTATTGGGACCGCGGGCTGCGCCGCCGCGCACCCCGCCCTGCGCGAATCAAGAGTTGACAAAGAGCACAGTTGCACTGTCTGACGGGCACATCGGTACGTGGGAGCGGGCTTATCACCGCCCGCCTCATCATCCGTTGACCCCATCTCCTGCGCTTTTTCATGCACGCCGGTATGAAGATTCAACCCGGTTCAGGTTGCGTTCAATTCCTGGACGGGCTGTGCGATCTTGTTGATCCTGCCGACTTCGCGGACGATTTCAGCGGGGGAGCAGTATTCCCTCTCGGGGATGCGCTCCAATATCTCCACCACCATTCGCGTGCTCGGGCCCGGACCCCGTCGGGCGTGCGACAGGATCATGCCCTTGTCTGCCGGAAAGTGGATGCTCTTGAGATGTTTCATGATGTTGGCCGGGCCACCGCCCCTCACGCCCCTGGTCATGGTACTTTCCTTCCCCGAATATCATGAGAAGTCCGCGTCATCGAAAGTGTCGTCCCACATGAATCGCACGCCCTCCGATTCCGCTCCTCCCTGAAGGTTTTCAGCCAAAAATGATGGACCGAATGATACCTGAGTTGAGCGATTCAAATGCTCGGAGCGCGGTTCTGTCGGACGAAAGGCCCTCCACTGCGCGCGGCCGGGCAACCCGTCGGGCGGAGAAGCGGTTTATCCCCACCCGCGGTGAATCCTGCTCGTACCGCCCTGTGCACGGAATCGCTCAATTGAAGTGATAACGAAGCATACAGGAGTTCGGCGAATTTTAAAATACTGTGAAGTGTGTATTCGAATTATGAATAAAAGTTAATTCAACTGCCGGAAGCGCCGGTGAGGAAGGCCGCCCCCGGAGTGGGCAAGGGGATTCGGCTCGACGAAAATCGTGGCGAATCCCCTGTCGGGCACGAAATTTGACTGCCGGTTCCGATCGGGTTCATGGACTGCCGGCGTAGCGAAGGCGCGACGGAACGGGATTGAACCCCCCTCCGGAACCGGGCGTGCGGTGGAATCCGGGCCGCGAGGGCTTGATCATCTGCCGTTCTATGCGCCGGCAGCCAAGATCAGTTCGAGGTGACCGGCGGTCCCTGAGGCGGGCTTGATTCGCCGCCGCTCCGAGTCACCTCCTCGAATGCCGTCCGGTATTGCCGGTTCGGGCGGACCGGGGGATGCGCGTAGGCTAAGGGAAAGGCTGTCCGGCCTCACCAGCCCACATAAACCCCGCGGTTTTTCAGGGTTTCAACGTCCTTGCAGTCCTTGACGTCTCCTTTCGCCGGGTCGCAGTTGTGGCTCAGACCGGTATCGCGCAGCCAGACGTAATCGTTCATGCCCAACCCGGGATTGTCCACCAGCGGCTGGATGTCCTCGACCTCGGTGGAATCGAGGTTCACGCTTCCGATGTCGTGGAGGAACGCAAGATCGGATATATCCGCGACCGGGTTGCGGGCGAGACTCAACACCACGAGGTTGGACAGGGATTGCAGTCCTGCGGCCGTCGAGACCCGGTTGTCGGAGGCGTGAAGGTTGAGCAGGCCGGTCAACATGAAAAGCGGTTCCAGGCTTTGGATGAGGTTGCCGCTCAAATTCAGTTCCTTCAGCTTCGCCAGGCCGGAGAGGGGGCTGATGTTACCGATTCGGTTCTGGTCGAGGCTGAGATAGGTGAGATCGATCAGATTTTCGAGCGTTTCCACCGACTGAATCCGGTTGCGGCCCAGGTCGAGTACAATCAGCTTCTTGCACCACTGGATAGGCCAGATGTCAATTAATTGGTTGTCGTATAGCTCGAGGCTCTTCAACTCATCCAGGAACCGAAGCGGCCGCAGGTTCGCCACTTGATTGCGGGTCAGGTTGAGTTGAGTGATTTTCCTGAGGCGGGCCAGGGGTGCGACGTCCGCTATGAGATGATTCGGGAGCTGCAGCGATTGAAGGTTGCCGCAATACTCGAGACCCGAGAGATTGCTGATCTTGCCGTCGTAGCCCCAGTCGTCGATCGACTCCAACCGGATCAGGTCGCTCTTCAGAATGGGCCCCGTGGGTTTTCCGATCGCTTTCCTGACGATGGACCTGAGCACGGGGTCGGGAAACGCGACCGGCAGGTCCCCGTTATAAACGAGGGTGTAGTCGCCGCCGAACATCAAGGCCATCACGACGACCGCCACTTGGTCCCATTCGTTCTCGGCAAGCTTCTTATGGATGCTGAAGCTCGAGCCCTCCCCGTTATACGCGGCCACGCCCAGGTTGTCTTTCGTGCCCAGCACATAGTAGCGAAAAACGCCGCTCTCCGATCCTTTGAGCTTGAAGGTGAATTCCGTAACGGAGGGGTCCAGCGGGAAAACATAGTAGTGGGCGCCGAAGGCTTGCAGCGTTCCGCCGGCATTGACGGTGATCGTGAACCTGGTTACCGGTTTCATCCAGTTCTTGTCGACATGCCTCAAGGGGCCGTACTCGCGCCCGCAATTGAGGCCCGGCTCATCGTCCTCTTCGTACTCGTACCTGGGGGGAGCGTTCGCGGTGTCCTTGACATAATTGGCCTTCATCCACTGGGTCAGAAATTCTTCGAAGTTCAGGCCCAGCCTCCTGGCGGTCACCAGGTCGAGCGACTCCATGGGACCGTGTTCCT from Syntrophobacter fumaroxidans MPOB includes these protein-coding regions:
- a CDS encoding DUF2795 domain-containing protein, whose amino-acid sequence is MTRGVRGGGPANIMKHLKSIHFPADKGMILSHARRGPGPSTRMVVEILERIPEREYCSPAEIVREVGRINKIAQPVQELNAT
- the rplS gene encoding 50S ribosomal protein L19, translating into MSLIETIERDHMRADIPPFRVGDTVKVHVKIREGDKERIQVFEGVVIRHHRGNMGATFTVRKVSYGVGVERIFPVHSPQLDRIEVLRHGRVRRSRLYYLRKRLGKAARIKERR
- the rsmI gene encoding 16S rRNA (cytidine(1402)-2'-O)-methyltransferase, whose protein sequence is MHSKRSNNAGERAGPGTLYVVATPIGNLSDISLRALETLRSVHLIAAEDTRHTRKLLSRHDIHKPLVSYHGHNLERSGRELMERIEAGESVALVTDAGTPGVSDPGALLIAGAVDRGLPLVVIPGPTALIAALVASGLPTHPFVFLGFAPSRGHGRTKFFASHAILTMTLVLYESPKRLARTLEDILTFWGDRRIAVARELTKRHEEVFRGLVSRCREHFSGEVKGELTLVVEGAAEGIIAAEREERDWRGELRLLLDTPGVTLKEAVERIAAARRVPRRTVYREALRGKPRT
- a CDS encoding sodium-translocating pyrophosphatase, which codes for MNASLITQFALVCGALGVIYALVTAAWVSKQSAGSEKMQQISDAIKEGAVAFLNREYKTVAVVAVILAALLVYLGKWTAIGFLVGTVGSAVAGYIGMMVSVKANVRTTEAAKKGIQSALNVAFKGGSVTGIMVVGLGLLGITGYYLVAKSMAPVDDAFHALVGLGFGCSLMSVFARIAGGIYTKAADVGADLVGKVEAGIPEDDPRNAAVIADNVGDNVGDCAGMAADLYETYTVTLVAAMLLAKTVFGADSPWIEFPLLIGGISIVASIIGTYFVRLGKNQYIMGALYKGLAVSGILAAVAFYFASDWFLKLPGVQPAFSSMGVFTTAVIGLVLTGLIVMITEYFTSKSFGPVKHIAAASVTGHGTNVIAGLAVSMKSTGLPALVICGAIIWAYQLGGGFSGNPAAGLFAIALSAVAMLSMTGIVVAIDSYGPITDNAGGIAEMAELPESVRAITDPLDAVGNTTKAVTKGYAIGSAGLAALVLFAEYSRSFPTQIFFDLSNPKIIVGLFIGGLLPYYFGSLLMEAVGKAAGGVVEEVRRQFRELPGIMEGTTKPEYGKCVDIVTKSAIKQMMLPALIPVAAPLVVGLLVGKEALGGVLIGSIVTGLFQAIAMTSGGGAWDNAKKFIEDGMYGGKGSDAHKAAVTGDTVGDPYKDTAGPAINPMIKVVNIVALLIVPLLK
- a CDS encoding ribonuclease HII, with the protein product MDMLHFEKQAYRQGFQLVAGIDEVGRGPLAGPVVAAAVVVPAGVRLPGVADSKKLSAGQRESCCEDILSCGCDVGIGRVEPSEIDRVNILQATFQAMIAAVAGLKTPPHCLLIDGPYELPLFIAQKGIPQGDAKSLSIAAASIVAKVHRDRLMCEYHLKYPVYGFDRNKGYGTARHLDALRRYGPCPIHRLSFGGVRASEGEGLETAAGRQSSEGKKGRRPRG
- the rpsP gene encoding 30S ribosomal protein S16, with protein sequence MAVRIRLARGGRKKRPFYRIVVASSEAPRDGRFIERIGTYNPLPDTAEVKIDSDRLQYWLQQGAKPTDTVRNLIQKYGGQAVTEAS
- the rimM gene encoding ribosome maturation factor RimM (Essential for efficient processing of 16S rRNA) gives rise to the protein MSKTVEPACLVPVGKVTRTHGIRGALKIFPYGESLAAQAAGERFFLRSKNGGYCTLTLIGLRAQGRMLVCGFEEIKDVNGAQPFVGEEIFLPEDRLPPVSEGEYYHYRLIGLDIVTLDGESLGVLRKIIETGGNDVYVAEREGREILIPAIEDVIREIDLERKRMVVDLPEGLVDA
- the trmD gene encoding tRNA (guanosine(37)-N1)-methyltransferase TrmD; the protein is MIFDILTIFPGMFDAPLGESILGKARERGLVEIRVHNIRDHAFDKHQMTDDRPFGGGEGMVMKPEPIVAAVEAVAGEGPEAPVALLTPAGRLFTQDLAARLSLLPRLILICGRYEGVDERIAEHFADETISIGDYVLTGGELAAMVVVDAVTRLIPGVLGNASSAAAESFTEPILEYPQYTRPQEFRGHPVPDVLLSGHHEAIRRWRRGQALLRTKRLRPDLFARLEISAEDLELLREAERPQAPNPLRVAG
- a CDS encoding YraN family protein is translated as MKPPPEDSHRKGRKGEGLAADFLASKGCRLVERNFRCAAGEIDLIVRDGKTLVFVEVKSRCGSRFGLPQESVSIAKQRRLTRLALWYLREKRFEGHPARFDVVAVTWSGGKPEVTWIVNAFEALE
- a CDS encoding RNA methyltransferase is translated as MARLYAALVHYPVLNRRGEIIASAITNLDLHDLARAGRTYDVRACYVVTPLRDQQALSERLLKHWNEGIARELLPERVEALRRIKVVEDIRAAADDIASVHGLRPGIWATTAGKGERRLTHREARRLLVEDAKPYLLLFGTGWGLAPAVFDQVDAVLEPIAGMNGYNHLSVRCAAAILFDRLLRADQSI
- a CDS encoding KH domain-containing protein, translating into MLKELIEFMARALVDSPEKVKVSEIEGEQTSVIELRVAKEDLGKVIGKQGRTARAMRTILSAASTKIRKRAVLEIIE
- the ffh gene encoding signal recognition particle protein, encoding MFDNLSDKFQRIFKNLRGQGKLTEENIREALREVRMALLEADVHYKVAKDFVTGIAERAVGQEVMTSLTPGQQVIKIVNEALTDLMGGQSEPLRLIGKPPVCLLMVGLQGSGKTTTTAKLARKLVQEHRKPCLVPADVYRPAAIEQLVTLAGQINLPVYPSTVRQKPEEIAREAQGYAREHNCDTLIVDTAGRLHIDTELMGELGRLKEILQPAEILLVADAMTGQDAVQVASAFHETLGLSGVILTKLDGDARGGAALSIRAVTRCPIKFIGLGEKLDALEVFHPDRMSSRILGMGDVLSMIEKAQEAFDEKEALAMAKKFREDTFSLEDFRNQLRQVKKLGSLEQILGMLPGMGKLKELKKLQVDEKEFVRMEAIINSMTRGERRNADIINAGRRKRIADGSGTSVQEVNRLLKSYSEARRMMRQMMGGGGSAPATRKKKGKGKHKRAFFPF